The following coding sequences are from one Homalodisca vitripennis isolate AUS2020 chromosome 7, UT_GWSS_2.1, whole genome shotgun sequence window:
- the LOC124366853 gene encoding uncharacterized protein LOC124366853 — MSQADVDCLEELNSVWRCNSCNNERRKSMRLETSVQDGKLTLEDVMKVLNDIREDQKATKQDFNTSYEALHVKLEENAQSLQSALQKIEEFSKRVVDLELENGNLKKKVDELEIRVDDMEQYSRRNCLEIQGIPEEKNENVLDIVKDVGRALGMDVSEEMIDTCHRLGQKDSGYRGPQGIIVKFVRRLDREALLQKRRERKKDFSTRHLSLDRPSDVPVYLNESLSPMRRKLLAKARMLKRDRGYKYIWLRNGNILLRKEEGSAVIQIKTQADLDKL; from the coding sequence ATGAGTCAGGCGGATGTAGATTGCTTGGAGGAGCTGAACTCAGTGTGGAGGTGTAACTCTTGCAACAACGAACGCAGGAAAAGCATGAGGTTGGAGACGAGTGTGCAGGATGGCAAACTTACACTTGAGGACGTGATGAAGGTGCTTAATGACATCCGAGAGGACCAAAAAGCAACCAAGCAAGACTTCAACACTTCTTATGAGGCTCTACATGTCAAACTTGAGGAAAACGCTCAGTCACTTCAAAGCGCTTTACAGAAAATAGAGGAGTTTTCGAAGAGAGTTGTCGATTTGGAGTTGGAGAATGGTAACTTAAAGAAAAAGGTTGATGAACTGGAAATCAGAGTGGATGACATGGAGCAGTACTCGCGGAGGAACTGTCTGGAGATCCAGGGAATTCccgaagaaaaaaatgaaaatgttctggATATTGTCAAGGACGTTGGTCGCGCACTGGGCATGGACGTCAGCGAGGAGATGATAGACACTTGCCACAGATTGGGCCAGAAAGACAGCGGTTATAGAGGACCACAAGGTATCATCGTGAAGTTCGTCCGTCGTCTGGACAGGGAGGCGCTCCTGCAGAAGAGACGTGAGAGGAAGAAGGACTTTTCCACTCGTCACCTTAGTCTTGACAGGCCGTCGGACGTTCCCGTGTACTTGAACGAGTCTCTGTCACCGATGAGGAGGAAGCTGCTGGCCAAGGCGAGGATGCTCAAGAGGGACCGCGGCTACAAGTACATCTGGCTGCGCAACGGCAACATCCTGCTGCGTAAGGAAGAAGGATCTgctgtaattcaaattaaaacccaGGCTGACCTTGATAAGTTGTAG